In one window of Eubalaena glacialis isolate mEubGla1 chromosome 13, mEubGla1.1.hap2.+ XY, whole genome shotgun sequence DNA:
- the SLC4A11 gene encoding solute carrier family 4 member 11 isoform X3, with protein sequence MSQNGYFEDADDASETREESLGDEAFDTVNSSIVSGESIRFFVNVNLEVQPTQSESESPGGYGLLHTSRKYLKLKNFEEEIRAHRDLDGFLARASIILNETATSLDDVLRAMLCRLAQDSHNTEPDCNLDLLMAMLFTDAGAPTEGKAVHLLSDTIQGVTATVTGVQYQQSWLCIICTSKALLKRHVCISRLVRPQNWGENSCEVRFVILVLAPPKMKSTKTATEVGRTFATMFLDITFRQKLLKTRTEEEFKEALVHQRQLLTVMSHCPSIRMKDYSMSSICTHRPPQPPRHKDFLPMGRGIREDIARRFPVYPLDFTDGIIGKNKAVGKYITTTLFLYFACLLPTIAFGSLNDENTNGAIDVQKTIAGQSIGGLLYALFSGQPLVVLLTTAPLALYIHVIRGICDDYDLDFSTFYAWTGLWNSFFLALYALFNLSLVMSLFKRSTEEIIALFISITFVLDAVKGMVKIFQKYYCGHNPGNYYEDRSSPVSLLGLSPSLNSSLHAALNTSLLAGPPELPSVGSQGPEPLARDTAVLSLLIMLGTLWLSYTLYQFKKSPYLHPYMREILSDCALPISVLTFSLISSYGFQEIKMGKFRYNPSKSLFEMAEMHSLSLVAVSGAMGLGFLLSMLFFIEQNLVAALANAPENRLVKGTAYHWDLLLVAIINTGLSLFGLPWIHAAYPHSPLHVRALALVEERVENGHIYETIVSVKETRLTTLGASILVGFSLLLLPFPLQWIPKPVLYGLFLYIALTSIDGNQLFARVVLLLKDQTSYPPTHYIRRVPQRKIHYFTGLQVLQLLLLCAFGMSTLPYMKMIFPLIMIAMIPIRYNLLPQIIEAKYLDAMDAEH encoded by the exons ATGATGCCTCTGAAACCCGTGAGGAGAGCCTGGGGGATGAGGCCTTCGACACGGTCAACTCCTCCATTGTGTCTGGCGAGAGCATCCGTTTCTTTGTCAACGTCAACCTCGAGGTGCAGCCCACCCAGTCCG AGAGTGAATCGCCTGGCGGCTACGGGCTCCTACACACCTCCCGCAAG TACCTGAAGTTAAAGAACTTTGAGGAAGAGATCCGAGCGCACCGGGACCTAGACGGCTTCTTGGCACGGGCCAGCATCATCCTGAACGAGACAGCCACCTCCCTGGATGACGTGCTACGGGCCATGCTGTGCCGCTTAGCCCAAGACTCCCACAACACCGAGCCCGACTGCAATTTGGACCTGCTCATGGCCATGCTTTTCACTGATGCCGGGGCCCCCACGGAGGGTAAAG CAGTTCACCTACTGTCAGATACCATCCAAGGGGTCACTGCCACAGTAACGGGGGTGCAATACCAGCAGTCGTGGCTCTGCATCAT CTGTACCTCCAaggccctgctgaagcggcatgtGTGCATCAGCCGCCTGGTTCGCCCGCAGAACTGGGGGGAGAATTCCTGTGAGGTGCGGTTTGTCATCCTGGTGCTGGCCCCACCCAAGATG AAAAGCACCAAGACTGCGACGGAGGTGGGACGCACGTTTGCCACCATGTTCTTAGACATCACCTTCCGCCAGAAGCTCCTGAAGACCCGCACGGAGGAGGAATTCAAGGAGGCCCTAGTACATCAGAGACAGCTGCTCACCGTAATGAGCCACTGTCCGAGCATCAGGATGAAGGACTACAGCATGAGCTCCATCTGCACCCACAGACCCCCGCAG CCCCCACGGCACAAGGACTTTCTCCCCATGGGGAGGGGCATCCGGGAAGACATCGCCCGCAGGTTCCCTGTGTACCCGCTGGACTTCACTGATG GCATTATCGGGAAAAACAAAGCTGTGGGCAAATACATCACCACCACCCTGTTCCTCTACTTCGCCTGCCTCCTGCCCACGATCGCTTTTGGGTCCCTCAACGATGAGAACACGAACGGGGCCATTG ATGTACAGAAGACCATAGCTGGGCAGAGCATCGGAGGCCTCTTGTACGCACTCTTCTCCGGGCAGCCGCTGGTGGTGCTGCTGACGACCGCGCCCCTGGCCCTCTACATCCACG TGATCCGTGGCATCTGTGATGACTACGATCTGGACTTCAGTACCTTCTATGCATGGACAGGCCTGTGGAACAGTTTCTTCCTCGCGCTTTATGCCCTCTTCAACCTCAGCCTGGTCATGAGTCTCTTCAAGAG GTCAACGGAGGAGATCATTGCTTTGTTCATTTCCATCACATTCGTGCTGGATGCTGTCAAGGGCATGGTCAAAA TCTTCCAGAAGTACTACTGTGGCCACAACCCTGGGAACTACTACGAAGATAGGTCTTCCCCGGTGAGCCTGCTGGGCCTCAGCCCCAGCCTCAACAGCAGCCTCCACGCTGCCCTCAACACCAGCCTCCTGGCCGGCCCACCAGAGCTGCCTTCAGTGGGCAGCCAGGGCCCCGAGCCCCTGGCCCGGGACACGGCTGTGCTCAGCCTCCTCATCATGCTGGGGACACTCTGGCTGAGCTACACCCTCTACCAGTTCAAGAAGAG CCCCTACCTGCACCCCTACATGCGTGAGATCCTGTCAGACTGTGCCTTGCCCATCTCAGTGCTTACCTTCTCCCTCATCTCTTCCTACGGCTTCCAGGAGATTAAGA TGGGCAAGTTCCGCTACAACCCAAGCAAGAGCCTGTTCGAGATGGCCGAGATGCACTCGCTATCCCTGGTGGCCGTCAGCGGCGCCATGGGCCTCGGCTTCCTCCTCTCCATGCTCTTCTTCATCGAGCAGAACCTGGTGGCTGCCTTGGCTAATGCCCCGGAGAACAG GCTGGTAAAGGGCACTGCCTACCACTGGGACCTCCTGCTCGTCGCCATCATCAACACCGGGCTGTCTCTGTTTGGGCTGCCCTGGATCCATGCTGCCTACCCCCACTCCCCGTTGCACGTGCGGGCACTAGCTTTGGTGGAGGAGCGTGTGGAGAATGGGCACATTTATGAGAC GATTGTGAGTGTGAAGGAGACGCGGTTGACCACCCTGGGCGCCAGCATCCTGGTGGGCTTCTCCCTCCTGCTGCTGCCCTTCCCGCTACAGTGGATCCCCAAGCCTGTGCTCTACGGCCTCTTTCTCTACATCGCGCTCACCTCCATCGACGGCAACCAGCTGTTTGCACGTGTGGTCCTGCTGCTCAAGGACCAA ACCTCGTACCCACCCACCCACTACATCCGGAGGGTGCCCCAGAGGAAGATCCACTACTTCACAGGCCTGCAGGtcctgcagctgctgctgctCTGTGCCTTTGGCATGAGCACCCTGCCCTACATGAAGATGATCTTTCCCCTCATCATGATCGCCATGATCCCCATCCG ctaCAACCTGCTGCCCCAAATCATTGAAGCCAAGTACCTGGACGCCATGGACGCTGAGCACTGA
- the SLC4A11 gene encoding solute carrier family 4 member 11 isoform X2: MSQNGYFEDAGYLKYDADDASETREESLGDEAFDTVNSSIVSGESIRFFVNVNLEVQPTQSESESPGGYGLLHTSRKYLKLKNFEEEIRAHRDLDGFLARASIILNETATSLDDVLRAMLCRLAQDSHNTEPDCNLDLLMAMLFTDAGAPTEGKAVHLLSDTIQGVTATVTGVQYQQSWLCIICTSKALLKRHVCISRLVRPQNWGENSCEVRFVILVLAPPKMKSTKTATEVGRTFATMFLDITFRQKLLKTRTEEEFKEALVHQRQLLTVMSHCPSIRMKDYSMSSICTHRPPQPPRHKDFLPMGRGIREDIARRFPVYPLDFTDGIIGKNKAVGKYITTTLFLYFACLLPTIAFGSLNDENTNGAIDVQKTIAGQSIGGLLYALFSGQPLVVLLTTAPLALYIHVIRGICDDYDLDFSTFYAWTGLWNSFFLALYALFNLSLVMSLFKRSTEEIIALFISITFVLDAVKGMVKIFQKYYCGHNPGNYYEDRSSPVSLLGLSPSLNSSLHAALNTSLLAGPPELPSVGSQGPEPLARDTAVLSLLIMLGTLWLSYTLYQFKKSPYLHPYMREILSDCALPISVLTFSLISSYGFQEIKMGKFRYNPSKSLFEMAEMHSLSLVAVSGAMGLGFLLSMLFFIEQNLVAALANAPENRLVKGTAYHWDLLLVAIINTGLSLFGLPWIHAAYPHSPLHVRALALVEERVENGHIYETIVSVKETRLTTLGASILVGFSLLLLPFPLQWIPKPVLYGLFLYIALTSIDGNQLFARVVLLLKDQTSYPPTHYIRRVPQRKIHYFTGLQVLQLLLLCAFGMSTLPYMKMIFPLIMIAMIPIRYNLLPQIIEAKYLDAMDAEH, from the exons GCTACCTCAAGTATGACGCAGATGATGCCTCTGAAACCCGTGAGGAGAGCCTGGGGGATGAGGCCTTCGACACGGTCAACTCCTCCATTGTGTCTGGCGAGAGCATCCGTTTCTTTGTCAACGTCAACCTCGAGGTGCAGCCCACCCAGTCCG AGAGTGAATCGCCTGGCGGCTACGGGCTCCTACACACCTCCCGCAAG TACCTGAAGTTAAAGAACTTTGAGGAAGAGATCCGAGCGCACCGGGACCTAGACGGCTTCTTGGCACGGGCCAGCATCATCCTGAACGAGACAGCCACCTCCCTGGATGACGTGCTACGGGCCATGCTGTGCCGCTTAGCCCAAGACTCCCACAACACCGAGCCCGACTGCAATTTGGACCTGCTCATGGCCATGCTTTTCACTGATGCCGGGGCCCCCACGGAGGGTAAAG CAGTTCACCTACTGTCAGATACCATCCAAGGGGTCACTGCCACAGTAACGGGGGTGCAATACCAGCAGTCGTGGCTCTGCATCAT CTGTACCTCCAaggccctgctgaagcggcatgtGTGCATCAGCCGCCTGGTTCGCCCGCAGAACTGGGGGGAGAATTCCTGTGAGGTGCGGTTTGTCATCCTGGTGCTGGCCCCACCCAAGATG AAAAGCACCAAGACTGCGACGGAGGTGGGACGCACGTTTGCCACCATGTTCTTAGACATCACCTTCCGCCAGAAGCTCCTGAAGACCCGCACGGAGGAGGAATTCAAGGAGGCCCTAGTACATCAGAGACAGCTGCTCACCGTAATGAGCCACTGTCCGAGCATCAGGATGAAGGACTACAGCATGAGCTCCATCTGCACCCACAGACCCCCGCAG CCCCCACGGCACAAGGACTTTCTCCCCATGGGGAGGGGCATCCGGGAAGACATCGCCCGCAGGTTCCCTGTGTACCCGCTGGACTTCACTGATG GCATTATCGGGAAAAACAAAGCTGTGGGCAAATACATCACCACCACCCTGTTCCTCTACTTCGCCTGCCTCCTGCCCACGATCGCTTTTGGGTCCCTCAACGATGAGAACACGAACGGGGCCATTG ATGTACAGAAGACCATAGCTGGGCAGAGCATCGGAGGCCTCTTGTACGCACTCTTCTCCGGGCAGCCGCTGGTGGTGCTGCTGACGACCGCGCCCCTGGCCCTCTACATCCACG TGATCCGTGGCATCTGTGATGACTACGATCTGGACTTCAGTACCTTCTATGCATGGACAGGCCTGTGGAACAGTTTCTTCCTCGCGCTTTATGCCCTCTTCAACCTCAGCCTGGTCATGAGTCTCTTCAAGAG GTCAACGGAGGAGATCATTGCTTTGTTCATTTCCATCACATTCGTGCTGGATGCTGTCAAGGGCATGGTCAAAA TCTTCCAGAAGTACTACTGTGGCCACAACCCTGGGAACTACTACGAAGATAGGTCTTCCCCGGTGAGCCTGCTGGGCCTCAGCCCCAGCCTCAACAGCAGCCTCCACGCTGCCCTCAACACCAGCCTCCTGGCCGGCCCACCAGAGCTGCCTTCAGTGGGCAGCCAGGGCCCCGAGCCCCTGGCCCGGGACACGGCTGTGCTCAGCCTCCTCATCATGCTGGGGACACTCTGGCTGAGCTACACCCTCTACCAGTTCAAGAAGAG CCCCTACCTGCACCCCTACATGCGTGAGATCCTGTCAGACTGTGCCTTGCCCATCTCAGTGCTTACCTTCTCCCTCATCTCTTCCTACGGCTTCCAGGAGATTAAGA TGGGCAAGTTCCGCTACAACCCAAGCAAGAGCCTGTTCGAGATGGCCGAGATGCACTCGCTATCCCTGGTGGCCGTCAGCGGCGCCATGGGCCTCGGCTTCCTCCTCTCCATGCTCTTCTTCATCGAGCAGAACCTGGTGGCTGCCTTGGCTAATGCCCCGGAGAACAG GCTGGTAAAGGGCACTGCCTACCACTGGGACCTCCTGCTCGTCGCCATCATCAACACCGGGCTGTCTCTGTTTGGGCTGCCCTGGATCCATGCTGCCTACCCCCACTCCCCGTTGCACGTGCGGGCACTAGCTTTGGTGGAGGAGCGTGTGGAGAATGGGCACATTTATGAGAC GATTGTGAGTGTGAAGGAGACGCGGTTGACCACCCTGGGCGCCAGCATCCTGGTGGGCTTCTCCCTCCTGCTGCTGCCCTTCCCGCTACAGTGGATCCCCAAGCCTGTGCTCTACGGCCTCTTTCTCTACATCGCGCTCACCTCCATCGACGGCAACCAGCTGTTTGCACGTGTGGTCCTGCTGCTCAAGGACCAA ACCTCGTACCCACCCACCCACTACATCCGGAGGGTGCCCCAGAGGAAGATCCACTACTTCACAGGCCTGCAGGtcctgcagctgctgctgctCTGTGCCTTTGGCATGAGCACCCTGCCCTACATGAAGATGATCTTTCCCCTCATCATGATCGCCATGATCCCCATCCG ctaCAACCTGCTGCCCCAAATCATTGAAGCCAAGTACCTGGACGCCATGGACGCTGAGCACTGA
- the SLC4A11 gene encoding solute carrier family 4 member 11 isoform X1 yields the protein MSQNGYFEDAGYLKYDADDASETREESLGDEAFDTVNSSIVSGESIRFFVNVNLEVQPTQSESESPGGYGLLHTSRKVSGPSTGWKTFGPGPLAGGGGGCFPERAHTAAGSHTSPGPGCWGQPRWSSLREGGVGSWWAGSAGDHHRGRTQTATGGLSYLWACVVLCVGSPQYLKLKNFEEEIRAHRDLDGFLARASIILNETATSLDDVLRAMLCRLAQDSHNTEPDCNLDLLMAMLFTDAGAPTEGKAVHLLSDTIQGVTATVTGVQYQQSWLCIICTSKALLKRHVCISRLVRPQNWGENSCEVRFVILVLAPPKMKSTKTATEVGRTFATMFLDITFRQKLLKTRTEEEFKEALVHQRQLLTVMSHCPSIRMKDYSMSSICTHRPPQPPRHKDFLPMGRGIREDIARRFPVYPLDFTDGIIGKNKAVGKYITTTLFLYFACLLPTIAFGSLNDENTNGAIDVQKTIAGQSIGGLLYALFSGQPLVVLLTTAPLALYIHVIRGICDDYDLDFSTFYAWTGLWNSFFLALYALFNLSLVMSLFKRSTEEIIALFISITFVLDAVKGMVKIFQKYYCGHNPGNYYEDRSSPVSLLGLSPSLNSSLHAALNTSLLAGPPELPSVGSQGPEPLARDTAVLSLLIMLGTLWLSYTLYQFKKSPYLHPYMREILSDCALPISVLTFSLISSYGFQEIKMGKFRYNPSKSLFEMAEMHSLSLVAVSGAMGLGFLLSMLFFIEQNLVAALANAPENRLVKGTAYHWDLLLVAIINTGLSLFGLPWIHAAYPHSPLHVRALALVEERVENGHIYETIVSVKETRLTTLGASILVGFSLLLLPFPLQWIPKPVLYGLFLYIALTSIDGNQLFARVVLLLKDQTSYPPTHYIRRVPQRKIHYFTGLQVLQLLLLCAFGMSTLPYMKMIFPLIMIAMIPIRYNLLPQIIEAKYLDAMDAEH from the exons GCTACCTCAAGTATGACGCAGATGATGCCTCTGAAACCCGTGAGGAGAGCCTGGGGGATGAGGCCTTCGACACGGTCAACTCCTCCATTGTGTCTGGCGAGAGCATCCGTTTCTTTGTCAACGTCAACCTCGAGGTGCAGCCCACCCAGTCCG AGAGTGAATCGCCTGGCGGCTACGGGCTCCTACACACCTCCCGCAAGGTGAGTGGCCCATCGACCGGATGGAAGACATTTGGTCCTGGGCCACtagctgggggtggaggtggttgCTTCCCTGAGAGAGCTCACACTGCTGCTGGATCTCACACTAGCCCAGGGCCCGGCTGCTGGGGCCAGCCACGCTGGTCTTCTCTCCGGGAAGGGGGTGTCGGGtcctggtgggcagggtcagCCGGGGACCACCACAGAGGAAGGACCCAGACAGCGACAGGAGGTCTTTCTTATTTATGGGCCTGTGTGGTTCTGTGTGTGGGGTCCCCACAGTACCTGAAGTTAAAGAACTTTGAGGAAGAGATCCGAGCGCACCGGGACCTAGACGGCTTCTTGGCACGGGCCAGCATCATCCTGAACGAGACAGCCACCTCCCTGGATGACGTGCTACGGGCCATGCTGTGCCGCTTAGCCCAAGACTCCCACAACACCGAGCCCGACTGCAATTTGGACCTGCTCATGGCCATGCTTTTCACTGATGCCGGGGCCCCCACGGAGGGTAAAG CAGTTCACCTACTGTCAGATACCATCCAAGGGGTCACTGCCACAGTAACGGGGGTGCAATACCAGCAGTCGTGGCTCTGCATCAT CTGTACCTCCAaggccctgctgaagcggcatgtGTGCATCAGCCGCCTGGTTCGCCCGCAGAACTGGGGGGAGAATTCCTGTGAGGTGCGGTTTGTCATCCTGGTGCTGGCCCCACCCAAGATG AAAAGCACCAAGACTGCGACGGAGGTGGGACGCACGTTTGCCACCATGTTCTTAGACATCACCTTCCGCCAGAAGCTCCTGAAGACCCGCACGGAGGAGGAATTCAAGGAGGCCCTAGTACATCAGAGACAGCTGCTCACCGTAATGAGCCACTGTCCGAGCATCAGGATGAAGGACTACAGCATGAGCTCCATCTGCACCCACAGACCCCCGCAG CCCCCACGGCACAAGGACTTTCTCCCCATGGGGAGGGGCATCCGGGAAGACATCGCCCGCAGGTTCCCTGTGTACCCGCTGGACTTCACTGATG GCATTATCGGGAAAAACAAAGCTGTGGGCAAATACATCACCACCACCCTGTTCCTCTACTTCGCCTGCCTCCTGCCCACGATCGCTTTTGGGTCCCTCAACGATGAGAACACGAACGGGGCCATTG ATGTACAGAAGACCATAGCTGGGCAGAGCATCGGAGGCCTCTTGTACGCACTCTTCTCCGGGCAGCCGCTGGTGGTGCTGCTGACGACCGCGCCCCTGGCCCTCTACATCCACG TGATCCGTGGCATCTGTGATGACTACGATCTGGACTTCAGTACCTTCTATGCATGGACAGGCCTGTGGAACAGTTTCTTCCTCGCGCTTTATGCCCTCTTCAACCTCAGCCTGGTCATGAGTCTCTTCAAGAG GTCAACGGAGGAGATCATTGCTTTGTTCATTTCCATCACATTCGTGCTGGATGCTGTCAAGGGCATGGTCAAAA TCTTCCAGAAGTACTACTGTGGCCACAACCCTGGGAACTACTACGAAGATAGGTCTTCCCCGGTGAGCCTGCTGGGCCTCAGCCCCAGCCTCAACAGCAGCCTCCACGCTGCCCTCAACACCAGCCTCCTGGCCGGCCCACCAGAGCTGCCTTCAGTGGGCAGCCAGGGCCCCGAGCCCCTGGCCCGGGACACGGCTGTGCTCAGCCTCCTCATCATGCTGGGGACACTCTGGCTGAGCTACACCCTCTACCAGTTCAAGAAGAG CCCCTACCTGCACCCCTACATGCGTGAGATCCTGTCAGACTGTGCCTTGCCCATCTCAGTGCTTACCTTCTCCCTCATCTCTTCCTACGGCTTCCAGGAGATTAAGA TGGGCAAGTTCCGCTACAACCCAAGCAAGAGCCTGTTCGAGATGGCCGAGATGCACTCGCTATCCCTGGTGGCCGTCAGCGGCGCCATGGGCCTCGGCTTCCTCCTCTCCATGCTCTTCTTCATCGAGCAGAACCTGGTGGCTGCCTTGGCTAATGCCCCGGAGAACAG GCTGGTAAAGGGCACTGCCTACCACTGGGACCTCCTGCTCGTCGCCATCATCAACACCGGGCTGTCTCTGTTTGGGCTGCCCTGGATCCATGCTGCCTACCCCCACTCCCCGTTGCACGTGCGGGCACTAGCTTTGGTGGAGGAGCGTGTGGAGAATGGGCACATTTATGAGAC GATTGTGAGTGTGAAGGAGACGCGGTTGACCACCCTGGGCGCCAGCATCCTGGTGGGCTTCTCCCTCCTGCTGCTGCCCTTCCCGCTACAGTGGATCCCCAAGCCTGTGCTCTACGGCCTCTTTCTCTACATCGCGCTCACCTCCATCGACGGCAACCAGCTGTTTGCACGTGTGGTCCTGCTGCTCAAGGACCAA ACCTCGTACCCACCCACCCACTACATCCGGAGGGTGCCCCAGAGGAAGATCCACTACTTCACAGGCCTGCAGGtcctgcagctgctgctgctCTGTGCCTTTGGCATGAGCACCCTGCCCTACATGAAGATGATCTTTCCCCTCATCATGATCGCCATGATCCCCATCCG ctaCAACCTGCTGCCCCAAATCATTGAAGCCAAGTACCTGGACGCCATGGACGCTGAGCACTGA